A single genomic interval of Aphidius gifuensis isolate YNYX2018 linkage group LG6, ASM1490517v1, whole genome shotgun sequence harbors:
- the LOC122859725 gene encoding UDP-glycosyltransferase UGT5-like, with amino-acid sequence IEIDNCVGYRILGLFPLNVKSHFKMYERLMKGLVERGHQVDVISCFPLDTPIKNYTDIVIDELAAEHIDEFTYDLLPVYNGLNQFKVIATMVGNDVCDGIVKNSKVQDIINNPPKNPPYDLIIMELVAGNCFMALGHKLNIPVIAVSSSFWPWTSAITPQDEIIKKTFGPSTPGLMELEKQFDLFLLNTHPSLDDPIPRVPGLIEVGGLHALNDDGPELSVADKKWLDESTDGFIYFTFGSFAVTESFPLSTIQAFYKSFAKLAPIRILMKVKQPERLPPGLPDNVKIFTWISQPKVLKHKNIRAFITHGGLMGTQEAVLYGVPMIGVPLFCDQFTNVDLYVRKNIAIRLEHKEITEQKLDFALKEILKNPMYRNNAKKLAIKFRDRPSSPLDTACYWIEYIGRHGKNALRSPTLDLAWWQVQLLDVYAAVLFAITIILIIST; translated from the exons attgaaattgataattgtGTTGGATATAGAATCCTTGGATTATTTccattaaatgtaaaaagtcattttaaaatgtatgaGAGATTAATGAAAGGTCTTGTTGAACGTGGTCATCAGGTAGATGTTATTAGTTGTTTTCCACTTGATAcaccaataaaaaattatacagatATTGTCATAGATGAACTTGCTGCTGAacatattgatgaatttaccTATGATCTTCTTCCTGTATATAATGGTTTAAATCAGTTTAAAGTAATTGCTACTATGGTTGGAAACGACGTTTGTGAtggtattgtaaaaaattctaaaGTTCAAGATATCATTAATAATCCACCGAAGAATCCACCGTATGATTTAATCATCATGGAA TTAGTTGCTGGTAATTGTTTCATGGCACTTggacataaattaaatataccagTTATTGCAGTAAGCTCGTCATTTTGGCCATGGACTTCAGCCAT AACACCAcaagatgaaattattaaaaaaacatttggtCCAAGTACACCTGGTCTGATGGAATTGGAAAagcaatttgatttatttctcCTTAACACACATCCATCATTGGACGATCCAATACCAAGAGTACCAGGATTGATTGAAGTTGGTGGTCTGCATGCTCTGAATGATGATGGTCCTGAATTATCagtg GCTGATAAAAAATGGCTAGATGAGAGCACTgatggatttatttattttacatttggATCATTTGCCGTAACTGAATCATTTCCTTTGTCAACAATTCAGGCATTTTACAAATCATTTGCAAAACTTGCTCCAATAAGAATACTCATGAAAGTTAAACAACCTGAAAGACTTCCACCAGGACTTCCAgacaatgttaaaatttttacttggATATCACAACCTAAAGTACTAA AGCATAAAAATATTCGTGCATTTATAACACATGGTGGATTAATGGGAACTCAAGAAGCTGTTCTTTATGGAGTACCAATGATTGGCGTACCACTTTTCTGTGATCAATTTACCAATGTTGATCTGTATGTAAGGAAAAATATTGCGATTCGGCTAGAACACAAAGAAATAACTGaacaaaaattagattttgCCTTGAAAGAAATTCTTAAAAATCCCATGTACAG aaacaatgcaaaaaaattgGCTATCAAATTTAGAGATCGTCCATCAAGTCCACTTGATACAGCATGCTACTGGATTGAATATATTGGtagacatggaaaaaatgCACTGAGATCACCAACTTTGGATTTGGCTTGGTGGCAAGTTCAACTACTCGATGTCTATGCTGCAGTTTTATTTGCcatcacaattattttaataatctca ACATAA
- the LOC122859121 gene encoding isocitrate dehydrogenase [NAD] subunit gamma, mitochondrial, with amino-acid sequence MAARSLVRYAQSKNVTPQIHRCAASLSGFEIQHKTPIISKRMPIPKAHYGGRHTVSLLPGAGIGPELMKYVKEVFVFAGVPVDFEDIDINPNADNDDDLDYAIASIRRNGVALKGNIETRSTEAEVKSRNVALRNELDLYVNVLHCVSYPGVTSRQKNIDIVIIRQNTEGEYAMLEHESVDGVVESMKIVTRPNSERIARYAFEYAKRNGRKKVTTVHKANIMKLSDGLFLEISRDVAKEYPDIQHNDMIIDNTCMQLVSNPHQFDVVLTTNLYGSIVSNVCCGLLGGAGLLSGKNYGDHYTVFEPGTRNTGGKIAGKNIANPVAMLNAAVDMLRHLGHKHHALIIQNAINKTINAGIHTRDLGGTATSREVIDSILKHIKIQSN; translated from the exons aTGGCTGCAAGATCGTTGGTACGATATGCACAATCAAAAAATGTAACACCTCAAATACATCGTTGTGCAGCATCATTGTCAGGTTTTGAAATACAACATAAGACTCCAATAATATCAAAACGAATGCCAATACCAAAGGCACATTATGGTGGTCGTCATACTGTGTCATTGCTTCCTGGTGCTGGTATTGGTCCAGAATTAATGAAATACGTCAAAGAG gtaTTTGTATTTGCTGGTGTACCAGTTGATTTTGAAGACATTGATATTAATCCAAATgcagataatgatgatgatttggaCTATGCAATAGCATCAATACGTCGTAATGGTGTTGCATTAAAAGGAAATATTGAAACACGTAGTACAGAAGCTGAAGTTAAATCTCGTAATGTTGCACTACGTAATGAACTTGATCTTTATGTTAATGTACTTCATTGTGTATCTTATCCAGGTGTTACTTcacgtcaaaaaaatattgatattgttattattcgtCAAAATACTGAGGGTGAATATGCCATGTTGGAACATGAGAGTGTTGATGGTGTTGTTGAAAGTATGAAAATAGTAACACGCCCAAATTCTGAACGTATTGCACGTTATGCATTTGAATATGCCAAAAGAAATGGTAGAAAAAAGGTGACAACTGTTCATAAAGcaaatattatgaaattatcagatggtttatttttagaaatatcaCGTGATGTTGCTAAAGAATATCCTGATATACAACACAATGATATGATTATTGATAATACATGTATGCAACTTGTTTCAAATCCTCATCAATTTGATGTtgtattaacaacaaatttatatgGTTCAATTGTATCAAATGTTTGTTGTGGTTTACTTGGTGGTGCTGGATTATTATCTGGTAAAAATTATGGTGATCATTATACTGTATTTGAGCCAGGTACTCGTAATACTGGTGGTAAAATTGctggtaaaaatattgctAATCCAGTTGCAATGCTTAATGCTGCTGTTGATATGTTACGTCATTTAGGACACAAACATCATgcattaattatacaaaatgcaattaataaaacaattaatgctGGTATTCATACACGTGATCTTGGTGGTACTGCAACTAGTCGAGAAGTCATTGATAGTATTCTCAAgcatattaaaattcaatcaaattaa
- the LOC122859123 gene encoding chromobox protein homolog 1-like — translation MSKSTKDSPTTEGETEEEFSVEKVLDRRVVKGKVEYFLKWKGYSDDENTWEPEENLDCPDLISQFEEARKKKEASSRKSSHHEEKESKKRKSSSTPTLATKKKNTEEKKLEGFDRNLDPERIIGATDSSGELMFLMKWKGTDDADLVAARVANEKCPQIVIRFYEERLTWHSPSHDDEGGNKVDPE, via the exons ATGAGCAAGTCAACAAAAGACTCACCAACCACTGAGGGAGAAACTGAAGAAGAGTTCAGCGTTGAAAAAGTACTCGACAGAAGAGTTGTCAAAGGaaag GTTGAATATTTTCTCAAATGGAAAGGTTATTcagatgatgaaaatacaTGGGAACCAGAAGAAAATCTTGATTGTCCAGATTTAATTTCACAATTTGAAGAAGCACGTAAGAAAAAAGAAGCATCTTCAAGAAAAAGTAGTCATCATGAAGAAAAAGAATCAAAGAAACGAAAAAGTTCAAGTACACCAACACTtgcaacaaagaaaaaaaatactgaagaAAAGAAACTCGAAG GTTTTGACAGAAATTTAGATCCAGAACGTATCATTGGTGCAACTGACTCAAGTGGTGAACTTATGTTTTTGATGAAATGGAAAGGAACTGATGATGCTGATTTAGTTGCTGCACGTGTTGCTAATGAAAAATGTCCACAAATTGTCATTCGTTTTTATGAGGAACGACTAACATGGCACAGTCCATCACATGATGACGAAGGTGGAAACAAAGTTGATCCAGAATAG
- the LOC122859122 gene encoding myb-binding protein 1A: MDNNTTEKKEHFVGSNTLDSFTNIIQDDKASRINGAVALIKHLSNKKNEEGPSKEFQYSLKRLVRGLSASRDTSRIGFFTTLTTYLKLNQETKVDDLIQLMDVELKPNNSNAKSENANIHLGRILLCGALIKSKIVVNSEVVDQLKIVSTLLESGSKRSYLSFYSTSFLVELLNDYDSKTLKANIWPIIKKEIGKNWNEQSLDTLYIIFIMNDKFPKLVNTKFLNEYLDNDNIISIDTIDSLIKIVTDIPRIHYCHHPLYKILCEKLVASSCLDKFWSCIDKKFDKPSKTMEFLSLELLNILVPMINDKSIISSLISPNFIQYMLKRFNGSKKNRKDVIANLFRKFFSNIVVALNDKELSSKVPIDIIKKLIIYPGDLMIEKITGTKILQMITSNLNDKSVKKLSKVYHEIALNSLPKIINEKQENWINAERLYAGQLLTKLLGHSSVNNEHTWRLEQLKFLFNSGFCEMENIGVELASQYRDMFYRSLDHKLPKLDDLRDVLTKLVDYINDNVIIEKNKILRTPMSDEAIEAWNKMITFIKKPESDFKNKHVILIFFTMELSMGLHLFFDTELAISSINEIQSCSERLMTKKIINNKKNKKETTTNDTINGDEDEPEWVEVIVDLLLSLLSRNNHLLRSLGKCVFPHLCPELTSSSIHQILAVLDPKDERGPLVNKNFEEDDEDDDDDDDSDNDSQSDDTDEDEDNDNEGEEEEEEDDDDENQATSDDDDNVEEEEDDESDEDEDDDDDYDDEDETVTDRLKEALHQVLGASAQTDNDDNDDIDIDEIDEEEGKRLDAKLSAAFKILRQNRRNQKKKQKKTAEALTHFRVRVIDLLEIYIDCGPSMAIALDMLVPLFALLEFSIKDQHQKPLENRVRSCLKKLSNVKKFKDHDGVDETLISDMAKLLILKGERSTSICQEMGDKLAQCCTFLIRCTQQAGLPPSTLVDIYSENLTSFFKKRDCILSAVLFRSALQLSWTGTWQLIPSIIDFAFDNTTRSFRRGQALDLLTVFYHNHRMITSEEHQSLREKLEVKLYNYSLNWFKEFNESQLSTNDDKKNTCIGKEARQKFVCLLWTLLKAVHSRHIKKAWNWKKIGDAMVEYRKQVSLSNDAKSAYNKLAQAIGAPINIKTIIKNPTTPAAAVAAIKTTENGDATANDKDNESDDEDDVDVDVDDKKKNKKNHKNKNDVKKQKKEAKQLRAKAMAKGFEDVHFVDLDILNGDNDNDDADDKQEENMEIQNGNNDNNETENIIDESNDDTSSKKRKSVTSSDDTPVKTKKKKKTQK; the protein is encoded by the exons atggataataatacaacagaaaaaaaagaacactTTGTAGGCTCAAATACTCTGGattcatttacaaatataattcaagATGATAAAGCATCAAGAATTAATGGTGCAGTTGCATTAATCAAacatttgtcaaataaaaaaaat gaAGAAGGACCAAGCAAAGAATTTCAATATTCACTGAAAAGATTGGTCAGAGGATTGAGTGCATCAAGAGACACATCAAGAATTGGTTTTTTTACAACACTAACAACATACTTGAAGCTAAACCAAGAGACAaaagttgatgatttaattcaattaatggATGTTGAACTTAAGCCCAATAATAGCAATGCAAAAAGTGAAAATGCAAATATACATCTTGGCAGGATTCTTCTATGTGGtgcattaattaaatcaaaaattgttgttaattcaGAAGTAGttgatcaattaaaaatagtatcaACATTACTTGAATCTGGTAGTAAAAGAAGTTATCTatcattttattcaacatCATTTTTAGTTGAATTACTTAATGATTATGATTCAAAAACACTTAAAGCAAATATATggccaataattaaaaaagaaattggaaaaaattggAATGAACAAAGTCTTGatacattatatattatatttataatgaatgataaatttccaaaacttgttaatacaaaatttttaaatgaatatcttgataatgataatataatatcaattgatacaaTTGATAGCTTGATTAAAATTGTAACAGATATACCAAGAATTCATTATTGTCATCATccattgtataaaattttatgtgaaaaattaGTAGCATCAAGCtgtcttgataaattttggtcatgtattgataaaaaatttgataaaccaTCAAAAACAATGGAATTTTTAtcacttgaattattaaatatattagtaccaatgattaatgataaatcgataatatcatcattaatatcaccaaattttattcaatacatGTTGAAAAGATTTAatggttctaaaaaaaatcgtaaagatgttattgcaaatttatttcgtaaattttttagtaatattGTTGTTGCATTGAATGACAaagaattatcatcaaaagtaccaattgatattattaaaaaacttataatATATCCAGGTGATttgatgattgaaaaaataactggtacaaaaatattacaaatgataacatcaaatttaaatgataaatcagttaaaaaattatcaaaagtatATCATGAAATAGCACTAAATTCATtgccaaaaataattaatgaaaaacaagaaaattggATAAATGCTGAACGTCTTTATGCTGgacaattattaacaaaattactTGGTCATTCATCAGTTAATAATGAACATACATGGCGTCTTGAAcaacttaaatttttatttaatagtgGTTTTTGtgaaatggaaaatattgGTGTTGAATTGGCATCCCAATATCGTGATATGTTTTATCGTTCACTTGAtcataaattaccaaaacttGATGATTTACGTGATGTATTAACAAAACTTGTTgattatattaatgataatgttattattgaaaaaaataaaattttaagaacACCAATGAGTGATGAAGCAATTGAAGCATGGAATAAAATGataacatttattaaaaaaccagaaagtgattttaaaaataaacatgtcatattaattttctttaccATGGAATTAAGTATGGGTTTACATTTATTCTTTGATACTGAATTggcaatatcatcaataaatgaaatacaaaGTTGTTCTGAGCGTTtaatgacgaaaaaaattattaataataaaaaaaataaaaaagaaacaacaacaaatgataCAATTAATGGTGATGAAGATGAACCAGAATGGGTTGAagttattgttgatttattattatcattattatcaagaaataatcatttattacgTTCACTTGGTAAATGTGTATTTCCACATCTTTGTCCAGAGTTAACTTCATCATCAATACATCAAATTCTTGCTGTATTAGATCCAAAAGATGAAAGAGGTCcacttgttaataaaaattttgaagaagatgatgaagatgatgatgatgatgatgattcagatAATGATTCACAATCTGATGATactgatgaagatgaagacaATGACAACGAAGgcgaagaagaagaagaagaagatgatgatgatgaaaatcaaGCAacatctgatgatgatgataatgttgaagaagaagaagatgacgagtctgatgaagatgaagatgatgatgatgactatgatgatgaagatgaaacaGTTACTGATCGTTTGAAGGAAGCACTTCATCAAGTACTTGGTGCATCAGCTCAAACAGataatgatgacaatgatgatattgatattgatgaaattgaCGAGGAAGAAGGTAAACGTCTTGATGCCAAATTATCAGcagcatttaaaatattacgtCAAAATCGTCgtaatcaaaagaaaaaacaaaaaaaaacagctgaaGCATTGACACATTTTCGTGTACgtgttattgatttattagaaatttatattgattgtGGTCCATCAATGGCAATTGCATTGGATATGCTTGTGCCATTATTTGCATTACTTGAATTTAGTATAAAAGATCAACATCAAAAACCACTTGAAAATCGTGTTAgaagttgtttaaaaaaattatcaaatgttaaaaaatttaaagatcaTGATGGTGTTGATGAAACATTAATATCTGATAtggcaaaattattaatattaaaaggtGAAAGATCAACATCAATTTGTCAAGAAATGGGTGATAAATTAGCTCAATGttgtacatttttaataagatGTACACAGCAAGCTGGTTTACCACCATCAACACTTGTTGATATTTATAgtgaaaatttaacatcatttttcaaaaaacgTGATTGTATATTATCTGCTGTTTTATTTAGAAGTGCATTACAATTATCATGGACTGGTACATGGCAATTAATACCAAGTATTATTGATTTTGCATTTGATAATACAACACGTTCTTTTAGACGTGGACAAGCACTTGATCTTTTAACAgtattttatcataatcataGAATGATTACAAGTGAAGAACATCAATCATTACGTGAAAAATTGGaagttaaattatataattattcattaaattggTTTAAAGAATTTAATGAATCACAGCTATcaacaaatgatgataaaaaaaatacttgtattgGCAAAGAAGCTAGacaaaaatttgtttgtttattatggACACTTCTTAAAGCTGTACATTCACGTCATATTAAAAAAGCATggaattggaaaaaaattggtgATGCTATGGTTGAATACAGAAAACAAGtatcattatcaaatgatgCCAAGAGTGCATACAATAAATTGGCACAAGCAATTGGTGCtccaataaatatcaaaacaataattaaaaatccaaCAACACCAGCAGCAGCAGTAGCAGCAATAAAAACAACAGAAAATGGTGATGCTACCGCTAATGACAAGGACAATGAATCagatgatgaggatgatgttgatgttgatgttgatgataaaaagaaaaataaaaaaaatcataaaaataaaaatgatgttaaaaaacaaaaaaaagaagctaAACAATTAAGAGCCAAGGCAATGGCTAAAGGTTTTGAGGATGTTCATTTTGTTGATCTTGATATATTAAAtggtgataatgataatgatgatgctgatgataaaCAAGAAGAAAATATGGAAATACAAAATggtaataatgacaataatgaaACTGAAAATATCATTGATGAAAGCAATGATGATACATCATCTAAAAAACGTAAATCAGTAACATCATCTGATGACACTCctgttaaaacaaaaaaaaagaaaaaaacacaaaaataa
- the LOC122859124 gene encoding eukaryotic translation initiation factor 4H-like has product MAGRGGYDDSSFNNYNDGGYRRKPLPTEPPYTAYVGNLPDRVVQRDIDRIFENLRVKNVRLVKDRETDKFKGFCYVEFDTLSDLESALRMNGNVNVEGIMIKIDVADGKKNDRGGGFDRRGGGRGPQNSGGGGYGQGGYNDRRPQGGGGRQGPGGYGNDRGGDMRGNRGNYGNFAGDDDRNSRDYGSRGGPPSGPRSYGGGQGGPGGPGGPRRGGPGGYDRKSYQDDPAFPKIPDTTGRVPLKLEKRTVAVPLNSLAESSQSSSIYGGAKPREEKIKVAEN; this is encoded by the exons ATGGCTGGCCGAGGTGGTTATGATGATTCTAG ttttAATAACTACAATGACGGGGGTTACAGAAGAAAGCCACTTCCAACTGAACCGCCATATACAGCATACGTAGGAAATCTTCCTGATCGTGTTGTTCAACGTGACATTgatagaatttttgaaaatttacgaGTTAAAAATGTCAGACTTGTCAAAGATCGTGAAACCGATAA ATTTAAAGGTTTCTGTTATGTTGAATTTGATACATTGTCAGATTTAGAATCTGCATTGCGAATGAATGGAAATGTCAATGTTGAAGgaataatgattaaaattgaTGTCGCTGATGGCAAAAAAAATGACAGAGGTGGTGGTTTTGACAGAAGAGGTGGTGGACGTGGTCCACAAAATTCTGGAGGTGGTGGCTatg GACAAGGTGGTTACAATGACAGAAGGCCGCAGGGAGGTGGTGGCAGACAAGGCCCAGGTGGTTATGGAAATGATAGAGGAGGTGACATGAGAGGCAATCGTGGTAATTATGGTAATTTTGCTGGTGATGATGATCGTAACAGTAGAGATTATGGTTCTCGTGGTGGACCACCAAGTGGACCAAGATCATACGGTGGTGGACAAGGTGGTCCTGGAGGTCCAGGTGGTCCTCGTCGTGGTGGACCAGGTGGATATGATCGTAAATCATATCAAGATGATCCGGCATTCCCTAAAATTCcag ATACAACAGGTAGAGTACCTTTGAAATTGGAAAAAAGAACTGTTGCTGTTCCATTGAATTCACTGGCTGAATCAAGCCAAAGCAGTAGCATTTATGGTGGTGCTAAACCACGTgaagaaaaaatcaaagttgctgaaaattaa